A stretch of Paracoccus sp. MA DNA encodes these proteins:
- the xdhC gene encoding xanthine dehydrogenase accessory protein XdhC has product MIRVEITRTRGSSPREKGAAMFVTPEGLTGTIGGGQLEYMAIDRARQMLARGETAARMDVPLGPEIGQCCGGRVELALTRVAEAPAGPEHPQVLIFGAGHVGRALAKALALLPLRPVLIDQRASELAQVTGETRLTPLPEAEIRNAPFGTSHIIVTHDHALDFLLAAEALRRLDAPYIGMIGSRTKLAQFRRFARAQGLDTDRLTCPIGAGWSRDKRPEVIAAFTAAEIIGRLTETVSPFEKYSCDS; this is encoded by the coding sequence ATGATCCGGGTCGAGATCACCCGCACCCGCGGCTCCTCGCCGCGCGAGAAAGGGGCGGCGATGTTCGTCACCCCCGAGGGATTGACCGGCACCATCGGCGGCGGCCAGCTGGAATACATGGCCATCGACCGCGCCCGGCAGATGCTGGCACGCGGCGAGACCGCCGCCCGCATGGACGTGCCCCTGGGTCCCGAGATCGGCCAATGCTGCGGCGGAAGGGTCGAGCTTGCCCTGACCCGCGTGGCCGAAGCCCCGGCCGGCCCCGAGCATCCGCAGGTGCTGATCTTCGGCGCCGGCCATGTCGGCCGGGCGCTCGCCAAGGCCCTGGCGCTCCTGCCGCTGCGCCCGGTCCTGATCGACCAGCGCGCAAGCGAACTGGCGCAAGTGACAGGCGAGACCCGCCTGACCCCCCTGCCCGAGGCCGAGATCCGCAATGCCCCCTTCGGCACCAGCCACATCATCGTCACCCATGACCACGCGCTGGACTTCCTGCTGGCGGCCGAGGCGCTGCGCCGCCTGGACGCGCCCTATATCGGCATGATCGGCAGCCGGACGAAACTGGCGCAGTTCCGCCGCTTCGCCCGCGCCCAAGGGCTCGACACCGACCGGCTGACCTGCCCCATCGGCGCCGGCTGGTCGCGCGACAAGCGCCCCGAGGTCATCGCCGCCTTCACCGCCGCCGAGATCATCGGCCGCCTGACCGAAACCGTTTCACCGTTTGAAAAATACTCATGCGACAGCTGA
- the guaD gene encoding guanine deaminase, with product MRQLIRGRTLSFHADPAEVENAFTYHEDGAVITENGKIAAIGDYASLRDPALPEIDHRPHLILPGFIDTHIHFPQVQVIASWGAQLLDWLNTYTFPEESRFAQQGHAPLMAEKFLDLLLSHGTTTVVAFCSVHPQSAEALFQAAEARDMAMVAGKVMMDRNAPEAVLDTPQQGYDDSKRLIETWHGRGRLRYAITPRFAITSTPEQMEMTGQLVREHPDCHIQTHLSENKDEIAFTLSLYPQARDYLDIYETYGLLSDKLLLGHSIHLEPREIARMAETGSRAVFCPTSNLFLGSGLFDEAGLRAAGVVSGIATDVGGGTSYSMLQTLNEGYKILQLRGQKLHPYAAFHWVTRGNALALGMADRIGTLDPGSDADLVVLDSRATPAMALRMDRAETLAEELFILQILGDDRAIAQTYVAGKPMLG from the coding sequence ATGCGACAGCTGATCCGGGGGCGCACGCTCTCCTTCCACGCCGACCCCGCCGAGGTCGAGAACGCCTTCACCTATCACGAGGACGGCGCCGTCATCACCGAGAACGGCAAGATCGCGGCCATCGGCGACTATGCCAGCCTGCGCGACCCCGCCCTGCCGGAGATCGACCACCGGCCGCACCTGATCCTGCCCGGCTTCATCGACACCCATATCCATTTCCCGCAGGTGCAGGTGATCGCCAGCTGGGGGGCGCAGCTGCTCGACTGGCTCAACACCTATACCTTCCCCGAGGAATCGCGCTTCGCCCAGCAGGGCCATGCGCCGCTGATGGCCGAGAAGTTCCTCGACCTGCTGCTTTCGCACGGCACCACCACCGTCGTCGCCTTCTGCTCGGTACATCCGCAATCGGCCGAGGCGCTGTTCCAGGCCGCCGAGGCGCGGGACATGGCGATGGTCGCCGGCAAGGTGATGATGGACCGCAATGCCCCCGAGGCGGTTCTGGACACCCCGCAACAGGGCTATGACGACAGCAAGCGGCTGATCGAAACATGGCACGGCCGCGGCCGCCTGCGCTATGCCATCACCCCGCGCTTCGCCATCACCTCGACGCCCGAGCAGATGGAGATGACCGGGCAACTGGTGCGCGAACATCCCGATTGCCATATCCAGACGCATCTGTCCGAGAACAAGGACGAGATCGCCTTCACCCTCAGCCTCTATCCGCAGGCGCGCGACTATCTCGACATCTACGAGACCTATGGGTTGCTTTCGGATAAGCTGCTGCTCGGCCATTCCATCCACCTGGAACCGCGCGAGATCGCCCGCATGGCCGAGACCGGTTCGCGCGCGGTGTTCTGCCCGACCTCGAACCTGTTCCTGGGCTCGGGCCTTTTCGACGAGGCGGGCCTGCGCGCCGCGGGCGTGGTCAGCGGCATCGCCACCGATGTCGGCGGCGGCACCAGCTACTCGATGCTACAGACCCTGAACGAGGGCTACAAGATCCTGCAGCTGCGCGGCCAGAAGCTGCATCCCTATGCCGCCTTCCACTGGGTGACGCGCGGCAATGCCCTGGCGCTCGGCATGGCCGACCGCATCGGCACGCTCGACCCCGGCAGCGATGCCGACCTGGTGGTGCTCGACAGCCGCGCCACGCCTGCGATGGCGCTGCGCATGGACCGGGCCGAGACCCTGGCCGAAGAGCTTTTCATCCTGCAGATCCTCGGCGACGACCGCGCCATCGCCCAGACCTATGTTGCCGGAAAACCGATGCTCGGGTGA
- a CDS encoding copper chaperone PCu(A)C, whose product MKSRILAAPMLGALFLGLLAASASADPVTHGDLRLSDGYVRAMPPNAPVAGGYVTIANKGSQDDRLVAARSPRAGAVQIHEMTMNGDVMKMRELPDGLPVPAGGSVELKPGGYHLMFMQVAEPFAEGETVEATLVFEKAGEIALPFAVRAMNAAPAGHQGHASDHSGH is encoded by the coding sequence ATGAAATCCAGAATTCTGGCCGCCCCGATGCTGGGCGCGCTTTTCCTTGGCCTCCTTGCCGCCTCGGCCTCGGCCGATCCCGTAACGCATGGAGATCTGCGACTTTCGGACGGCTATGTCCGCGCCATGCCGCCCAATGCGCCGGTGGCAGGCGGCTATGTCACCATCGCCAACAAGGGCAGCCAGGACGACCGCCTGGTCGCGGCCCGTTCGCCGCGGGCGGGCGCGGTGCAGATCCACGAGATGACCATGAACGGCGACGTGATGAAGATGCGCGAACTGCCCGATGGCCTGCCGGTCCCGGCGGGCGGCTCGGTCGAGCTGAAGCCCGGCGGCTATCACCTGATGTTCATGCAGGTCGCGGAACCCTTTGCCGAGGGCGAGACCGTCGAGGCGACGCTGGTCTTCGAGAAGGCGGGCGAAATCGCCCTGCCGTTCGCGGTGCGCGCCATGAATGCCGCGCCCGCAGGCCACCAGGGCCACGCCTCGGATCATTCGGGCCATTGA
- a CDS encoding PepSY domain-containing protein: MSAIPDTARQGVGDLYRAVWRWHFYAGLLVLPFMITLSITGAMYVFRDEIDNWYHADLKRVQVQDSQRLAPTAQVASALDAVPGTAVKYTDPADPGASTEVTVSTDRGRMAVYVNPYNGLVLGAMPDRSTIMWTVRTLHSFKYFGTWTRYLIEIAAGWSILLVGTGIWLWWPRGQKGGIVSVRGRPQRRVFWRDLHAVTGLFVGFFIVFLAVTGMPWSGVWGGKVNEWANGNNFGYPNGVRVNVPMSQQKLDEIAKTSWSLEQAQIPESPAPGGTPITLDDAVAAFDRLGLHRGYAVGLPQKPEGVFSGSVYPDNLSRQRVVHLDQYGGQPLLDMGYADYGPLGKWLEWGINTHMGQTFGVLNQIILLAACAAIVLLAVSAAVMWWKRRPSGSLGVPPLPQDRRVFRGLIAILAVGGVIFPLVGASLLVMLALDMAYVRLSRRNPAVAA; this comes from the coding sequence ATGTCTGCAATTCCCGATACCGCTCGCCAGGGTGTGGGCGATCTCTATCGCGCCGTCTGGCGCTGGCATTTCTACGCCGGGCTGCTGGTGCTGCCCTTCATGATCACGCTGTCGATCACCGGCGCGATGTATGTCTTCCGCGACGAGATCGATAACTGGTATCACGCCGACCTCAAGCGCGTGCAGGTGCAGGACAGCCAGAGGCTGGCACCGACCGCGCAGGTCGCCTCGGCCCTGGATGCGGTTCCGGGCACGGCGGTCAAATACACCGACCCGGCCGACCCCGGCGCCTCGACCGAGGTCACCGTCAGCACGGATCGCGGCAGGATGGCGGTCTATGTGAACCCCTATAACGGCTTGGTGCTGGGCGCGATGCCGGATCGTTCGACGATCATGTGGACGGTCCGCACGCTGCACAGCTTCAAGTATTTCGGCACCTGGACGCGCTATCTCATCGAGATCGCGGCGGGCTGGTCGATCCTGCTGGTCGGCACCGGCATCTGGCTGTGGTGGCCGCGCGGGCAGAAGGGCGGCATCGTCTCGGTCCGGGGCCGGCCGCAGCGGCGGGTATTCTGGCGCGACCTGCATGCGGTGACGGGGCTGTTCGTGGGCTTCTTCATCGTCTTCCTGGCCGTCACGGGCATGCCCTGGTCGGGGGTCTGGGGCGGCAAGGTGAACGAATGGGCCAACGGCAATAATTTCGGCTATCCGAACGGAGTGCGGGTGAACGTGCCGATGTCGCAGCAGAAGCTGGATGAGATTGCCAAGACCTCCTGGTCGCTGGAACAGGCGCAGATCCCTGAGAGCCCGGCGCCCGGCGGCACCCCGATCACGCTGGACGATGCGGTCGCGGCCTTCGACCGGCTGGGCCTGCATCGCGGCTATGCCGTCGGCCTGCCGCAAAAGCCCGAAGGCGTGTTCAGCGGCTCGGTCTATCCCGACAACCTGAGCCGGCAGCGCGTGGTGCATCTGGACCAGTATGGCGGGCAGCCGCTGCTGGACATGGGCTATGCCGATTACGGCCCGCTGGGGAAATGGCTGGAATGGGGCATCAACACCCATATGGGCCAGACCTTCGGCGTGCTGAACCAGATCATCCTGCTGGCGGCCTGCGCGGCCATCGTGCTGCTGGCCGTCTCGGCGGCGGTGATGTGGTGGAAGCGCAGGCCCTCGGGTTCGCTCGGCGTGCCGCCGCTGCCGCAGGACCGGCGGGTGTTTCGCGGCCTGATCGCGATCCTCGCGGTCGGCGGCGTGATCTTCCCGCTGGTCGGTGCCTCGCTGCTGGTCATGCTGGCGCTGGACATGGCCTATGTCCGGCTGTCGAGGCGTAACCCCGCGGTCGCGGCCTGA
- a CDS encoding DUF2189 domain-containing protein produces MHRETIGNPLSWSAQRLAGIGRGAGAAVDGIGSHEMALPEVNQIGLGDIRAALRKGIEDFGALRTDVITAVALYPVIGFVLAAWAFNAGQVHLLFPLAAGFPLIGPVAALGLYEMSRRRERGEETDWGAVLATLSGRVLGPVLALGCLLAVIFAFWLIAAHAIWAVTLGPEPYDSLLVFLRDAVTSSAGWTMILAGFAVGFVFAAVVLCVSLVSFPMLIDRPVGVPVALATSLAVARRNPGTTALWGLIVAVSLVLGMIPLFAGLIVVLPILGHATWHLYRRAVA; encoded by the coding sequence ATGCACCGAGAAACGATTGGAAACCCGCTCAGCTGGAGCGCGCAGAGGCTCGCCGGCATCGGCCGCGGCGCCGGCGCGGCGGTGGACGGGATCGGCAGCCACGAGATGGCCCTGCCCGAGGTCAACCAGATCGGCCTGGGCGACATTCGCGCGGCGCTTCGCAAGGGCATCGAGGATTTCGGCGCGCTCCGCACCGATGTGATCACCGCGGTGGCGCTTTATCCGGTGATCGGCTTCGTCCTTGCCGCCTGGGCCTTCAACGCCGGACAGGTGCATCTGCTCTTTCCGCTGGCCGCGGGCTTTCCCCTGATCGGGCCGGTCGCGGCTCTCGGCCTCTACGAGATGAGCCGGCGGCGCGAGCGGGGCGAAGAGACGGATTGGGGCGCGGTGCTGGCCACGCTGAGCGGCCGGGTGCTGGGGCCGGTGCTGGCCCTGGGCTGCCTTCTTGCGGTGATCTTCGCCTTCTGGCTTATCGCCGCCCATGCGATCTGGGCCGTCACCCTCGGACCCGAGCCCTATGACAGCCTCCTCGTCTTCCTGCGCGACGCCGTCACCAGCAGCGCGGGCTGGACGATGATCCTGGCCGGGTTCGCCGTCGGCTTCGTCTTCGCGGCCGTGGTGCTCTGCGTCAGCCTGGTGTCGTTTCCGATGCTGATCGACCGCCCGGTGGGGGTGCCGGTGGCGCTGGCGACCTCGCTTGCCGTGGCGCGCCGCAATCCGGGGACGACAGCCCTCTGGGGGCTGATCGTGGCCGTTTCGCTGGTGCTGGGGATGATCCCGCTGTTCGCCGGGCTGATCGTCGTCCTGCCCATCCTCGGCCATGCGACATGGCATCTTTACCGCCGGGCGGTGGCCTAG
- a CDS encoding MFS transporter: MMPVLESLGLRDATAVDMSLNAIQIAGAVVGVFLLHWMSRRGFVIWTFVMVLLTFLALGLLPQAPTWVVVVLFATYMFVAPAANNIQFVYPPEIFDTHVRATGGRVFGRLLADIGSRRDLSPAIFSAKVRIFHHPGDDDRVSPAGAGPVDPLGSGNQGQALALSAGAG; encoded by the coding sequence ATGATGCCGGTGCTGGAGTCGCTGGGCCTGCGGGATGCGACGGCGGTGGACATGTCGCTGAACGCCATCCAGATCGCCGGAGCCGTGGTCGGCGTCTTCCTGCTGCACTGGATGAGCCGCCGCGGTTTCGTGATCTGGACCTTCGTGATGGTGCTGCTGACCTTCCTGGCGCTGGGCCTGCTCCCGCAGGCGCCGACCTGGGTCGTCGTCGTCCTGTTCGCGACCTACATGTTCGTCGCCCCGGCCGCGAACAACATCCAGTTCGTCTATCCGCCCGAAATCTTCGACACGCATGTGCGGGCGACGGGGGGGCGGGTTTTCGGCCGCCTTCTCGCGGATATCGGCAGCCGGCGTGACTTATCTCCTGCCATATTTTCTGCAAAGGTTCGGATTTTCCACCACCCTGGTGATGATGACCGCGTTTCCCCTGCTGGGGCTGGTCCTGTCGATCCTCTGGGCTCCGGAAACCAAGGGCAAGCACTTGCGCTGAGCGCCGGTGCGGGCTGA
- the yjfF gene encoding galactofuranose ABC transporter, permease protein YjfF — protein MNTRALPLYATVVIFLLAYLLCWLQFPNILSTRVVGNLLTDNAYLGIVAVGMTLVILSGGIDLSVGSVIAFSGVFIAVILRETSLHPLVVFALLLALTTAFGAAMGFLIDRLAMPAFIVTLAGMFLARGAAYMLSIDSVPIAHPFYKTLQSAYWLMPGKGRLTLIGVVMLLTVLAGMVVAHKTRFGASVYALGGGEATARLMGVRQGRTTMLVYAFSGLMAGLSGIVFSIYTGSGYSLATVGTELTAIAAVVIGGTLLTGGAGYMFGTLVGVLTMGLIQTYIVFDGTLSSWWTKIVIGVLLLVFILLQKGLLKLSQSRLEGSGA, from the coding sequence ATGAACACCCGCGCCCTGCCGCTTTACGCGACCGTCGTGATCTTCCTGCTGGCCTATCTGCTGTGCTGGCTGCAATTCCCCAACATCCTGTCCACGCGGGTGGTGGGCAACCTGCTGACCGACAACGCCTATCTGGGCATCGTCGCGGTCGGCATGACGCTGGTGATCCTGTCGGGCGGCATCGACCTGTCGGTGGGCAGCGTCATCGCCTTTTCCGGCGTCTTCATCGCCGTGATCCTGCGCGAGACGTCGCTGCACCCGCTGGTCGTTTTCGCCCTGCTACTGGCGCTGACCACCGCCTTTGGCGCGGCCATGGGCTTTTTGATCGACCGGCTGGCCATGCCCGCCTTCATCGTCACGCTGGCCGGCATGTTCCTGGCGCGCGGCGCGGCCTATATGCTGTCGATCGACTCGGTGCCGATTGCGCATCCCTTCTACAAGACCCTGCAATCGGCCTATTGGCTGATGCCCGGCAAGGGCCGGCTGACGCTGATCGGCGTCGTCATGCTGCTGACGGTGCTGGCGGGCATGGTCGTCGCCCACAAGACCCGCTTCGGCGCATCCGTCTATGCGCTTGGCGGTGGCGAGGCGACGGCGCGGCTGATGGGCGTCCGGCAGGGGCGCACGACGATGCTGGTCTATGCCTTTTCGGGACTGATGGCGGGACTCTCGGGCATCGTGTTCTCGATCTATACCGGCTCGGGCTATTCGCTGGCGACGGTGGGGACCGAACTGACCGCCATCGCGGCGGTGGTGATCGGCGGCACATTGCTGACCGGGGGGGCGGGCTACATGTTCGGCACGCTGGTCGGCGTGCTGACCATGGGGCTGATCCAGACCTACATCGTCTTCGACGGCACGCTGTCGAGCTGGTGGACCAAGATCGTCATCGGGGTGCTGCTGCTGGTGTTCATCCTGCTGCAGAAGGGGCTGCTGAAACTGTCGCAATCGCGGCTGGAAGGCTCGGGCGCCTGA
- a CDS encoding ABC transporter permease, with protein sequence MTLLKRIAPQLVALALLVALVTVFYPGFLKIGISGDRLVGPMIDVLKRGAPVALLAVGMTLVIATRGIDLSVGTTMAICGAVAASAVAGGWGLGPALLLALAAGALAGLWNGLLVAVVGIQPFVATLILMTMGRGIAQLITEGRILTFNDAGFAFFGSGSLLGLPVPAWLWLACGLGMAALMRRTALGLLVESIGINRRASALAGVNATVLLIAVYVVSGLCAALAGIVVTADIRGADANNAGLWLELDAILAVVIGGNSLLGGRFSIIASLIGALIIQTIDTGILLAGFPSEYNLVIKAGLVLVILVLQSPRIAGEWRLWRDSHRASREAALHRGAAK encoded by the coding sequence ATGACCCTGCTGAAGCGCATCGCCCCGCAACTGGTGGCGCTGGCGCTGCTGGTGGCGCTGGTGACGGTGTTCTATCCGGGTTTCCTGAAGATCGGCATCAGCGGCGACCGGCTGGTCGGGCCGATGATCGACGTCTTGAAGCGCGGCGCGCCGGTGGCGCTGCTGGCGGTGGGTATGACGCTGGTCATCGCCACGCGCGGCATCGACCTGTCGGTCGGCACCACCATGGCGATCTGCGGCGCGGTCGCCGCCTCGGCCGTGGCCGGCGGCTGGGGGCTGGGTCCGGCGCTGCTGCTGGCGCTGGCCGCCGGCGCGCTCGCCGGGCTGTGGAACGGGCTGCTGGTCGCCGTGGTCGGCATCCAGCCCTTTGTCGCCACGCTGATCCTGATGACCATGGGGCGCGGCATCGCCCAGCTGATCACCGAAGGGCGCATCCTGACCTTCAACGACGCGGGCTTCGCCTTCTTCGGCTCGGGCAGCCTCTTGGGCCTGCCGGTGCCGGCCTGGCTGTGGCTGGCCTGCGGTCTGGGCATGGCGGCGCTGATGCGGCGCACCGCGCTTGGCCTGCTGGTCGAATCCATCGGCATCAACCGCCGCGCCAGCGCCCTGGCCGGGGTGAACGCCACGGTGCTGCTGATCGCGGTCTATGTCGTCTCGGGGCTTTGCGCGGCGCTGGCCGGGATCGTCGTCACCGCCGACATCCGCGGGGCGGACGCCAACAATGCCGGGCTGTGGCTGGAGCTCGACGCCATCCTGGCCGTGGTGATCGGCGGCAATTCCCTGCTGGGCGGGCGGTTTTCCATCATCGCCTCGCTGATCGGGGCGCTGATCATCCAGACCATCGACACCGGCATCCTGCTGGCCGGTTTCCCGTCCGAATACAACCTGGTCATCAAGGCCGGGCTGGTGCTGGTGATCCTGGTGCTGCAATCGCCGCGCATCGCCGGGGAATGGCGGCTGTGGCGCGACAGCCACCGCGCCAGCCGAGAGGCCGCCCTGCACCGAGGAGCCGCGAAATGA
- a CDS encoding sugar ABC transporter ATP-binding protein yields MLLTIRSLTKTFPGTKALDAVDFDLAAGEVHALLGENGAGKSTLIKCLTGAYRRDGGTITLDGAQIDSQSTVEAQEQGIGTVYQEVNLLPNLTVAQNLMFGREPRRWGLIDSRALRAGARETLRPYGLDIDVDRDLGSYSVAIQQIVAIARAVALSGKVLILDEPTASLDAAEVRMVFDVVRGLRERGLGIVFVSHFLDQVFDLTDRVTVLRNGRKIVTERTAELDRVKLIEHMLGRALEHEVAEQAARTAAARPPLLEFRGFGRRGVVEPFDLTVGQGEVVGLAGLLGSGRTESAEMMFGVRPAQSGEASDAQSRLDLSSPRAAVAEGFGFVPEERKTDGIVAELSIRENIILGLQARRGWARPIPRAEQNRIADDYIKRLDIRTSGREKPIGELSGGNQQKAILARWLAMNPRFLILDEPTRGIDVGAHAEILRLIRALTQAGMSILLVSSEIDELVASADRVIVLRDRRHVAELDGPRLTGAEIMRAIAGGEVAA; encoded by the coding sequence ATGCTGCTGACCATCCGGTCTTTGACCAAGACGTTCCCGGGAACGAAGGCGCTCGACGCGGTGGATTTCGACCTGGCCGCGGGCGAGGTCCACGCGCTGCTGGGCGAGAACGGCGCCGGCAAGTCCACGCTGATCAAATGCCTGACCGGCGCCTATCGCCGCGACGGCGGCACCATCACCCTGGACGGCGCGCAGATCGACTCGCAATCCACGGTCGAGGCGCAGGAGCAGGGCATCGGCACCGTCTATCAAGAGGTGAACCTGCTGCCCAACCTGACCGTGGCGCAGAACCTGATGTTCGGCCGCGAGCCGCGCCGCTGGGGGCTGATCGACAGCCGCGCCCTGCGGGCCGGGGCGCGCGAGACGCTGCGGCCCTATGGCCTGGATATCGACGTGGACCGCGACCTGGGCAGCTATTCCGTCGCCATCCAGCAGATCGTCGCCATCGCCCGCGCCGTGGCGCTGTCGGGCAAGGTGCTGATCCTGGACGAGCCGACCGCCAGCCTGGACGCGGCCGAGGTGCGCATGGTCTTCGACGTGGTGCGGGGGCTGCGCGAACGCGGTCTGGGCATCGTCTTCGTGTCGCATTTCCTCGACCAGGTGTTCGACCTGACCGACCGCGTGACCGTGCTGCGGAACGGTCGCAAGATCGTCACCGAGCGCACGGCCGAGCTGGACCGGGTGAAGCTGATCGAGCACATGCTGGGCCGCGCGCTGGAGCATGAGGTGGCCGAGCAGGCCGCCCGGACCGCCGCCGCCCGTCCTCCCTTGCTGGAATTCCGCGGCTTCGGCCGGCGCGGCGTGGTCGAGCCCTTCGACCTGACCGTGGGGCAGGGCGAGGTGGTGGGGCTGGCGGGCCTGCTGGGCTCGGGCCGCACGGAAAGCGCCGAGATGATGTTCGGCGTGCGTCCCGCGCAATCGGGCGAGGCCAGCGACGCGCAGTCCCGGCTGGACCTGTCCAGCCCGCGCGCCGCCGTCGCCGAAGGGTTCGGCTTCGTCCCCGAGGAGCGCAAGACCGACGGCATCGTCGCCGAACTGTCGATCCGCGAGAACATCATCCTGGGCCTGCAGGCCCGGCGCGGCTGGGCGCGGCCGATTCCGCGCGCCGAGCAAAACCGCATCGCCGATGATTACATCAAGCGGCTCGACATCCGCACCTCGGGCCGGGAAAAGCCCATCGGCGAGCTGTCCGGCGGCAACCAGCAGAAGGCCATCCTCGCGCGCTGGCTGGCGATGAACCCGCGCTTCCTGATCCTGGACGAGCCGACGCGCGGCATCGATGTCGGCGCCCATGCGGAGATCCTGCGCCTGATCCGCGCGCTGACCCAGGCCGGCATGTCGATCCTGCTGGTCTCGAGCGAGATCGACGAGCTGGTCGCCAGCGCCGACCGGGTGATCGTGCTGCGCGACCGCCGCCATGTCGCAGAGCTGGACGGGCCGCGCCTGACCGGGGCCGAGATCATGCGCGCCATCGCCGGCGGGGAGGTGGCGGCATGA